A single region of the Dunckerocampus dactyliophorus isolate RoL2022-P2 chromosome 3, RoL_Ddac_1.1, whole genome shotgun sequence genome encodes:
- the nmbb gene encoding neuromedin Bb, with protein MKGLTVSNACRCGLLTYLLFFSLTSFTSAVSFDLTELRNKVAKIKVNPRGNLWATGHFMGKKSVMDNPLLPAEGQGEGGVEVALPGGHGSLSELFQDFLRVAMQTQVDSQESRLKTQEADILMRILESSMQRK; from the exons ATGAAGGGTCTCACAGTGAGTAACGCGTGCCGGTGTGGCTTATTGACTTaccttctcttcttctctctcaCTTCTTTCACCTCAGCAGTCAGCTTCGACCTGACCGAGCTTCGGAATAAAGTGGCCAAAATTAAAGTCAACCCCAGAGGGAATCTGTGGGCAACAG GACATTTCATGGGCAAGAAGAGTGTGATGGACAATCCTCTGCTCCCTGCTGAGGGCCAAGGTGAGGGGGGTGTGGAGGTCGCCCTGCCGGGGGGGCACGGCTCGCTCAGTGAGCTTTTCCAGGACTTCCTGCGGGTGGCGATGCAAACACAGGTGGACTCGCAAGAAAGCCGTTTGAAAACTCAG GAGGCGGACATCCTGATGAGGATTTTAGAGAGCTCCATGCagagaaagtaa
- the LOC129178834 gene encoding tetraspanin-3-like isoform X1, with the protein MGQCGITSSKTVLVFLNLIFWAAAGILCYIGAYVFITYDDYDHFFEDVYTLIPAIIIIAVGTLLFIIGLIGCCATIRESSCGLATFAAILLLVFVTECVVVVLGYIYRAKVEDEVNHSIQKVYNEYNGTNTDAPSRAIDYVQRQLHCCGIHNYSDWRNTRWFKESKNNSVPVSCCQPNISNCTGTLTRPGDLYQEGCEALVVKKLKEIMMYVIWAALTFASIQMLGMLCACVVLCRRSHDPAYELLVTTNSYA; encoded by the exons ATGGGCCAGTGTGGAATCACGTCATCCAAGACCGTCTTGGTTTTCCTCAATCTCATATTTTGG GCCGCCGCGGGCATTTTGTGCTACATCGGCGCCTACGTGTTCATCACATACGATGACTACGACCACTTCTTTGAGGACGTGTACACTTTGATTCCAGCCATCATTATAATCGCCGTCGGGACGCTGCTCTTCATCATCGGTCTGATCGGCTGCTGCGCCACGATACGCGAGAGCTCCTGCGGCCTGGCCACC TTTGCTGCCATTCTGCTGCTGGTATTTGTAACAgagtgtgtggtggtggtgctcGGCTACATATACAGGGCAAAG GTAGAGGACGAGGTGAACCACTCTATCCAGAAGGTTTACAATGAATACAACGGCACCAACACGGACGCTCCCAGTCGCGCTATAGACTACGTGCAGAGGCAG CTCCACTGCTGCGGCATTCATAACTACTCGGATTGGAGGAACACTCGCTGGTTCAAAGAGTCCAAAAATAACAGTGTCCCCGTCAGCTGCTGCCAGCCCAACATCAGCAATTGCACCGGCACCCTGACCCGACCGGGCGACCTTTACCAAGAG GGTTGTGAAGCTCTGGTTGTGAAGAAGTTAAAGGAGATCATGATGTACGTCATCTGGGCCGCACTAACGTTTGCGTCAATACAG ATGCTGGGCATGCTCTGCGCCTGCGTGGTGCTCTGCAGGCGAAGTCACGACCCGGCGTACGAGCTGCTGGTCACCACCAACAGCTACGCTTGA
- the LOC129178834 gene encoding tetraspanin-3-like isoform X2, with amino-acid sequence MGQCGITSSKTVLVFLNLIFWAAAGILCYIGAYVFITYDDYDHFFEDVYTLIPAIIIIAVGTLLFIIGLIGCCATIRESSCGLATVEDEVNHSIQKVYNEYNGTNTDAPSRAIDYVQRQLHCCGIHNYSDWRNTRWFKESKNNSVPVSCCQPNISNCTGTLTRPGDLYQEGCEALVVKKLKEIMMYVIWAALTFASIQMLGMLCACVVLCRRSHDPAYELLVTTNSYA; translated from the exons ATGGGCCAGTGTGGAATCACGTCATCCAAGACCGTCTTGGTTTTCCTCAATCTCATATTTTGG GCCGCCGCGGGCATTTTGTGCTACATCGGCGCCTACGTGTTCATCACATACGATGACTACGACCACTTCTTTGAGGACGTGTACACTTTGATTCCAGCCATCATTATAATCGCCGTCGGGACGCTGCTCTTCATCATCGGTCTGATCGGCTGCTGCGCCACGATACGCGAGAGCTCCTGCGGCCTGGCCACC GTAGAGGACGAGGTGAACCACTCTATCCAGAAGGTTTACAATGAATACAACGGCACCAACACGGACGCTCCCAGTCGCGCTATAGACTACGTGCAGAGGCAG CTCCACTGCTGCGGCATTCATAACTACTCGGATTGGAGGAACACTCGCTGGTTCAAAGAGTCCAAAAATAACAGTGTCCCCGTCAGCTGCTGCCAGCCCAACATCAGCAATTGCACCGGCACCCTGACCCGACCGGGCGACCTTTACCAAGAG GGTTGTGAAGCTCTGGTTGTGAAGAAGTTAAAGGAGATCATGATGTACGTCATCTGGGCCGCACTAACGTTTGCGTCAATACAG ATGCTGGGCATGCTCTGCGCCTGCGTGGTGCTCTGCAGGCGAAGTCACGACCCGGCGTACGAGCTGCTGGTCACCACCAACAGCTACGCTTGA
- the LOC129178831 gene encoding proline-serine-threonine phosphatase-interacting protein 1-like isoform X3, with protein sequence MTCLMFRDAFWGSDFTCHAGYEALVQRLRDGRQMCKDVEELLRMRAAAEEKYGREMVTIARKAGGQAEISTLKASFQQLKTQIENMGNFHIQMSEAIKEEVKKIEAFRERQKEQRKKFESIMEKVQKKKLSMFRKTMESKKNYEARCKEADEAEHTTAVAAKHGEKVRHRAKQCRQAACEAERLYLTNITLLESVRQDWEETHRSTCEVFQQLEADRISVLRCTLWDHCNDVSMQCVKDDEFYEEVRKRLEHCDIATDNNCFIEMKRTGSHPPEPIVFESYYPRGGNGHAHPAEDVLRRCSDPLLGGSVERNGPEKQPSILPSSGEIETSDGSYASLPTLDMDTYIVLYNYTAQVEDELTICRGDVVQVLERGEDGWWTVEGHGQTGIVPGNYLGQL encoded by the exons ATGACATGTTTGATGTTCAGAGATGCTTTCTGG gggtcAGATTTTACCTGCCATGCTGGCTATGAGGCTTTGGTACAACGTTTACGAGATGGAAGACAAATGTGCAAAGATGTGGAAGAACTTTTAAGGATGAG GGCGGCAGCAGAGGAAAAGTATGGCAGGGAAATGGTGACCATTGCCCGTAAAGCTGGAGGACAAGCAGAAATCAG CACTTTGAAAGCCTCCTTCCAGCAATTGAAAACAC AGATCGAGAACATGGGAAATTTTCACATCCAAATGTCAGAGGCAATTAAAGAGGAGGTGAAAAAGATCGAGGCATTCAGGGAGCGACAGAAAGAGCAGAGAAAGAAG TTTGAAAGCATCATGGAGAAGGTGCAGAAGAAAAAATTGTCTATGTTCAGGAAAACCATGGAG TCAAAGAAGAACTATGAGGCGAGATGCAAGGAGGCGGATGAGGCTGAACATACGACAGCTGTTGCAGCCAAACATGGGGAAAag GTACGCCACAGGGCCAAACAATGCAGACAGGCAGCGTGTGAGGCAG AGAGGTTATACTTAACCAACATCACCCTGCTGGAAAGCGTTCGCCAGGACTGGGAGGAAACACACAGAAGCACGTGTGAG GTGTTCCAGCAGCTGGAAGCCGATCGAATCAGCGTGCTCAGGTGCACCCTGTGGGACCACTGCAATGacgtctccatgcagtgtgtcaAAGACGACGAG TTCTATGAGGAGGTGAGGAAGCGCCTGGAGCACTGTGACATCGCCACTGACAACAATTGTTTTATTGAGATGAAAAGGACGGGTTCGCATCCACCAG AGCCTATTGTATTTGAGAGCTATTACCCAAGGGGTGGAAATGGCCACGCCCATCCAGCAGAGGACGTCCTGAGGAG GTGCTCTGATCCTCTCCTGGGAGGCTCTGTGGAGAGAAACGGTCCAGAAAAACAGCCATCaatactgccatctagtggggAAA TTGAGACGTCAGATGGGTCATACGCATCACTGCCAACATTGGATATGGACACCTACATTGTGCTTTATAACTACACTGCACAG GTGGAAGATGAGCTGACCATCTGCAGAGGTGACGTGGTTCAGGTCCTGGAGAGAGGAGAGGATGGCTGGTGGACAGTGGAGGGACACGGGCAGACTGGAATCGTGCCTGGGAACTATCTGGGACAACTGTGA
- the LOC129178831 gene encoding proline-serine-threonine phosphatase-interacting protein 1-like isoform X2 has translation MTCLMFRDAFWGSDFTCHAGYEALVQRLRDGRQMCKDVEELLRMRAAAEEKYGREMVTIARKAGGQAEISTLKASFQQLKTQIENMGNFHIQMSEAIKEEVKKIEAFRERQKEQRKKFESIMEKVQKKKLSMFRKTMESKKNYEARCKEADEAEHTTAVAAKHGEKVRHRAKQCRQAACEAERLYLTNITLLESVRQDWEETHRSTCEVFQQLEADRISVLRCTLWDHCNDVSMQCVKDDEFYEEVRKRLEHCDIATDNNCFIEMKRTGSHPPEPIVFESYYPRGGNGHAHPAEDVLRRCSDPLLGGSVERNGPEKQPSILPSSGEIETSDGSYASLPTLDMDTYIVLYNYTAQVITVEDELTICRGDVVQVLERGEDGWWTVEGHGQTGIVPGNYLGQL, from the exons ATGACATGTTTGATGTTCAGAGATGCTTTCTGG gggtcAGATTTTACCTGCCATGCTGGCTATGAGGCTTTGGTACAACGTTTACGAGATGGAAGACAAATGTGCAAAGATGTGGAAGAACTTTTAAGGATGAG GGCGGCAGCAGAGGAAAAGTATGGCAGGGAAATGGTGACCATTGCCCGTAAAGCTGGAGGACAAGCAGAAATCAG CACTTTGAAAGCCTCCTTCCAGCAATTGAAAACAC AGATCGAGAACATGGGAAATTTTCACATCCAAATGTCAGAGGCAATTAAAGAGGAGGTGAAAAAGATCGAGGCATTCAGGGAGCGACAGAAAGAGCAGAGAAAGAAG TTTGAAAGCATCATGGAGAAGGTGCAGAAGAAAAAATTGTCTATGTTCAGGAAAACCATGGAG TCAAAGAAGAACTATGAGGCGAGATGCAAGGAGGCGGATGAGGCTGAACATACGACAGCTGTTGCAGCCAAACATGGGGAAAag GTACGCCACAGGGCCAAACAATGCAGACAGGCAGCGTGTGAGGCAG AGAGGTTATACTTAACCAACATCACCCTGCTGGAAAGCGTTCGCCAGGACTGGGAGGAAACACACAGAAGCACGTGTGAG GTGTTCCAGCAGCTGGAAGCCGATCGAATCAGCGTGCTCAGGTGCACCCTGTGGGACCACTGCAATGacgtctccatgcagtgtgtcaAAGACGACGAG TTCTATGAGGAGGTGAGGAAGCGCCTGGAGCACTGTGACATCGCCACTGACAACAATTGTTTTATTGAGATGAAAAGGACGGGTTCGCATCCACCAG AGCCTATTGTATTTGAGAGCTATTACCCAAGGGGTGGAAATGGCCACGCCCATCCAGCAGAGGACGTCCTGAGGAG GTGCTCTGATCCTCTCCTGGGAGGCTCTGTGGAGAGAAACGGTCCAGAAAAACAGCCATCaatactgccatctagtggggAAA TTGAGACGTCAGATGGGTCATACGCATCACTGCCAACATTGGATATGGACACCTACATTGTGCTTTATAACTACACTGCACAGGTCATCACT GTGGAAGATGAGCTGACCATCTGCAGAGGTGACGTGGTTCAGGTCCTGGAGAGAGGAGAGGATGGCTGGTGGACAGTGGAGGGACACGGGCAGACTGGAATCGTGCCTGGGAACTATCTGGGACAACTGTGA
- the LOC129178831 gene encoding proline-serine-threonine phosphatase-interacting protein 1-like isoform X1 → MTCLMFRDAFWGSDFTCHAGYEALVQRLRDGRQMCKDVEELLRMRAAAEEKYGREMVTIARKAGGQAEISTLKASFQQLKTQIENMGNFHIQMSEAIKEEVKKIEAFRERQKEQRKKFESIMEKVQKKKLSMFRKTMESFVFLQSKKNYEARCKEADEAEHTTAVAAKHGEKVRHRAKQCRQAACEAERLYLTNITLLESVRQDWEETHRSTCEVFQQLEADRISVLRCTLWDHCNDVSMQCVKDDEFYEEVRKRLEHCDIATDNNCFIEMKRTGSHPPEPIVFESYYPRGGNGHAHPAEDVLRRCSDPLLGGSVERNGPEKQPSILPSSGEIETSDGSYASLPTLDMDTYIVLYNYTAQVITVEDELTICRGDVVQVLERGEDGWWTVEGHGQTGIVPGNYLGQL, encoded by the exons ATGACATGTTTGATGTTCAGAGATGCTTTCTGG gggtcAGATTTTACCTGCCATGCTGGCTATGAGGCTTTGGTACAACGTTTACGAGATGGAAGACAAATGTGCAAAGATGTGGAAGAACTTTTAAGGATGAG GGCGGCAGCAGAGGAAAAGTATGGCAGGGAAATGGTGACCATTGCCCGTAAAGCTGGAGGACAAGCAGAAATCAG CACTTTGAAAGCCTCCTTCCAGCAATTGAAAACAC AGATCGAGAACATGGGAAATTTTCACATCCAAATGTCAGAGGCAATTAAAGAGGAGGTGAAAAAGATCGAGGCATTCAGGGAGCGACAGAAAGAGCAGAGAAAGAAG TTTGAAAGCATCATGGAGAAGGTGCAGAAGAAAAAATTGTCTATGTTCAGGAAAACCATGGAG TCCTTCGTCTTTCTACAGTCAAAGAAGAACTATGAGGCGAGATGCAAGGAGGCGGATGAGGCTGAACATACGACAGCTGTTGCAGCCAAACATGGGGAAAag GTACGCCACAGGGCCAAACAATGCAGACAGGCAGCGTGTGAGGCAG AGAGGTTATACTTAACCAACATCACCCTGCTGGAAAGCGTTCGCCAGGACTGGGAGGAAACACACAGAAGCACGTGTGAG GTGTTCCAGCAGCTGGAAGCCGATCGAATCAGCGTGCTCAGGTGCACCCTGTGGGACCACTGCAATGacgtctccatgcagtgtgtcaAAGACGACGAG TTCTATGAGGAGGTGAGGAAGCGCCTGGAGCACTGTGACATCGCCACTGACAACAATTGTTTTATTGAGATGAAAAGGACGGGTTCGCATCCACCAG AGCCTATTGTATTTGAGAGCTATTACCCAAGGGGTGGAAATGGCCACGCCCATCCAGCAGAGGACGTCCTGAGGAG GTGCTCTGATCCTCTCCTGGGAGGCTCTGTGGAGAGAAACGGTCCAGAAAAACAGCCATCaatactgccatctagtggggAAA TTGAGACGTCAGATGGGTCATACGCATCACTGCCAACATTGGATATGGACACCTACATTGTGCTTTATAACTACACTGCACAGGTCATCACT GTGGAAGATGAGCTGACCATCTGCAGAGGTGACGTGGTTCAGGTCCTGGAGAGAGGAGAGGATGGCTGGTGGACAGTGGAGGGACACGGGCAGACTGGAATCGTGCCTGGGAACTATCTGGGACAACTGTGA